From the Paenibacillus sp. R14(2021) genome, the window AATTGCTCGGCAAAGTCAGAGACGCCTGCCCGGGAAGCCGCCAAATAGACATCATCCTCGGATGCATGTTGACGGCCGAGGGCGATATTATCGAAAATCGTGCCTTCAAACAACGGGCAATCCTGCGGCACGTATGCCGTTTTATCTCGGAGTTCCGCAAGCGGCGTGCCGGAAACCTCCTTGCCGAACAAGGCTAAGCTTCCCTCGTATTCGTATAAGCCCATGAATAGCTTAAGCAACGTGCTTTTGCCACTTCCGCTCTCACCAACAACAGCCAGCATCTTGCCTTTCGGCAGCTCGAACGAGACACGGTCCAGTACTTTGCGATCCTTATAACCAAACGCAAGCCGGCTGCAAGCAATCGCGTTCGCGTGCTCTTTCGGCGCCACCTGAGCCCCTGCTCTCGCTCCGTCTTCTTCCGGCAGATCCATCAGCTCTAGCACGCGAACGCCGCCTGCTAGACTGCTTTGCATATTCGCCATCATAAACCCGATACCTGCGAGCGGATTGACCAGCATGCTGCCCATATTCAGCAGGATCGGAATTTGCTCAATTGAAATGGTTTCGTTCTTCCACAGCACGAAACCAATCCCGATGCTGAACAGAACGACGAAACTCGCCTGTACTTGGCCTAACGTGTTTTGCAGCGCCGTAAGCCGGACCGCGGCTACTTTCTTGTCCTGCAACTCTCGGCAAACATGCTCGTAGTGATCCAGTATGACGGATTTACCGCCGTAGAACCGAAGCAGTTCAGCATTGGTTAGCAGGTCGGATAAGCCCATAACCGATTTAGACACATGGGCTCTAGCGATACTATACCTGACCCTGGCCGGAGCGATGAATTTAACATTAATCCAGAGCATGAGCAAGCCGAACAGCGTAAGAATGATCCCGCTCAGCCAACTGACCGAAAAGACCGTCACGATAGAGGCGATTAACGTAAATAGCAATGCGATGGCGTTCTGTACCGTTTTCTTGAACACTTCGGAAGCTGCATTGACGTCGCCGTCTAATCGGACGAGCATATCTCCGGCATGGTTGCTCGCGATCGCGCTCAGCTTAGACGTCATGATGCCGGCGAACGCCTTGAGCCGCATGCTTCGCGTTGCATGCTCTGCGTCTCGATTGGCAACTGTATTTCCGATCGCAACAATGAGCATCAGCAGGACATACAAACTCGCATACCGGATCATGTCCGATACCGCCTCTTGATAGGTGCCGTTCGTCACTGCGCCGAGCACTTTACCGAGCAGCAGCGCCATGATTAAATTCTCACAATAGCTCGAAACGGACACCGCGATCGAACTGGCCGCATAGCTTCTTTTCCACGGCCGCATGTAAGCGAACAACGGCTTCAATTCTCTGATTAACTCCATTGCATGACCTCCGGACGGTCTTTGAAGGATTGTAGTTTCAGCATTTCCAGGTAGGGGCCCTCTTCAAGAATCAATTCATCGTGAGCGCCGACCTGCACGATTCGTCCTTGATGAAGCACATAGATGCGGTCCGCTTTCTGGATGGTCGCCATACGATGGGCAATCGTCAGCGAGGTTTTACCCTCTGTCAGCAACTGTAAGCAAGTCTGCACCTTCTCCTCCGAAACGGCGTCCAATGCGGAGGTAGGTTCGTCCAGCAAGATCAATTCGGCATCCTTCAGTAATGCACGCAGAATGGTAATTCGCTGCTTCTCGCCGCCGGACAGCTCGATCTCGGCTTCTCCGACATGCTTGTCCAAGCCCCTGTCCGCCAACAACGATTCCAAGCCGGCTTCTCTGCAGAGGTCCGCAAGTCGTTCGTCCTCCATCTTAAACTGGCCGGGCAGCAAATTGTCTCGCAGAGTGCCGGGGAACAGCTGGTTCTTTTGGCTGACGAATGCAATATGCCGGCGCATGGCTTCCTTCTCCCATGCATCCGTGGTATGCCCCATAAGCTCGACGCAGCCGCTGCTTGGCTCGACAAATCCGCAGATCAATTTCATCAGCGTCGATTTCCCCGATCCGCTGGCACCGACGATCGCAACGGACTCGCCCTTGCGTATTTCCAGCGAGACGCCCTGCAGGACCTCTTTCTCTCCAGGATACGCAAAATGCACTTCTTCCAGCTTAACGATACAGCTGCCGTCCCGATCCGGCTCGGAGCCGCTGCCATCCTCTTCTTCGGGCAAGGCTAGATAGCCGTAGATACGTTCGCAAGCTACTTGAGTCTTTCTGAGATAAGCTACGATATCCGGCGTGTCCTGCAACCAGCCGAAAAAACCACCGCCGATCGTGACTAGCGACAGAAGCTCCCCTTGCGACAACGTCCCCTTGGAAATCCGCCATACGCCCAGCGCGATCACGGTAATCAGCGGAATGAAACCGATAGCTTTGCCTGCCGCCGCGACATAGGCAATCGTTCTGCCGTTCTTGATTGCCGCGTCCGTTGACTGCTGGACAGCTTGCTCATACTGGGCGTAAACCTTGCGCTCCAGCCGGAACGATTTGATCAGGGCTATAAAATGAATGCCTTCTTTGGCTCGTTGCTGCGATTGCGCCAATTGGCTTCTATAGACGCGTTCATGGGCGCGGACCTGCTTGGTCATCAGAATGCTAAGGGGAAGAACGACCAAGGAGAGGGAAATAAAGACGATCGTGATTTCAACGTCTACCGATAGCATGAAGGCCGTTACACCGATCAGCTGCACGAACAACGTCGTGACCATCGACAGACCATAATAGGTAAAGCCGTTTAGCATATCCATTTCCGAGCCCAGGTGGGAGATAATCGTACCGCTATCGTGAGTTTCTAAATACGGCATGCGCAGCTTCGTCGTTTTCTTGCCGATCACCAGCCGCAGCCGAAGCATGACTTCTTCGGACATCCGCCCCTTCGTATACGTCGCCAGGCCGTGAAACGGGGATGCCAAAAACGTGGAGCCAAGCAATAAGAGAAACGACATCATGAACGTTTCTTTATGGTCAAGGATATCGTCCGCGACTCTTCCGATCATCTTTCTCATGTAGAAATCCATAAGCAAATACGCGATTGTGGCCAAAATACTCGTAAAATAAAACTTCCAGCTTTGAAGCACGTCTTTCATAAGACGGGAGGCAGAACCGGAATAGCTTGTCGAATCGTTCACTACGATCACCTGCATCCATGTGGGGTAACTTGCATGTGTTTCAATCGTGTTGAGAGCGATGAAGCCGAAGCGCGAATGAGAATTGCCGGGAGATTAAGGAGGAGAAGCAATAGGAAGCGATCTCATTACTCTACCATAAATAGGAATTCTAATGTTATCATTTTCACGACATGATCCATGCAATAACACGACAAAAATGAGTTTACGTAACGACAATGAGCTGGTACTGCAGACGTTTAAACAAGCTTTAGAACGCAAAAAGACGTGACTGGATTGATCGTTCATAGCGATCAAGGATTCCAGTACACGTCACATGCCTATCACGACATGTTGCCGAAGGTTGGCGAAAAAAAAACAGCATGTCTCGTCAGGGTCCGATATATTGTAAAGAAAATGGAGCATCTGCCGCAGATAAACTGCTCCAAGATGATTTGAGCTATCGTTCCTCGTTAGTTCAACAAACAACGTCAACCGATCGAGTACCGGTTGACGTCATGTGTGATTGAGCTATAGTTCAACGTTATTGGAATGAACAAATGAAAGCTACTTGGTTAGGGAATCAAGTACCTCGGGGAGGGCCGCTTGTGACGTTGCTAAGTGATCTAAATCTTGGAATCGTCTCAAGCTCGCGTTCGGGATGATGTTCGTCAAATACTCAGCATGAAAAATAGGTATGGATTGATCCGCTTCGCTGTGCCAGAATCGAACGGGAACACGAATATCTTCTAATTTGACGTTCCAATGTTCGTTTCCTCGACTGGCTCTCTCGTGCCTGGTCAACACTCTTACACAACCGGAAACCAGCCAGGAACACTTAGAAGCAAATTCCACATGGGGTCCGGTATGACTAGCTTATTTTGAGCCGATTTCGGCAAGGTCGTTCTGATATCGGCTTCCCGATTACTTAGAACCTTTTCGACCCACTTTGGTTCCATAATGATAACATGCCCCAGAGCCAATAAAGATACTCCCGCGTCCAGAGCCTTAGCAACATCTTGCGGCGAATAAAGTCCGCCCACTCCGATTACGGGTACGCTATTGGCTGCCCTTTCCTGGATGAGCAGCACGCGTGATTGGGTATCCTTCTTATCCCGAATCGATCCATCCCAAAAGCCTCTTACCGAGACATGAATGTAATCGAGCTTCTGTTCGGCCAAAACGTCCACCAGGCGAAGCGTGTCTTCCATGGTGATTCCCGGATTTTCCATTTCTTCAGGCGATACTCGATACCCGACGACGAACGGTGCTTTGGCATAGGCAGCCACCGCATTTTTTACGTTTTCGATGACGGCAAGCGGAAACGCCATTCTTTTTTCGATCGTGCCTCCCCACCGATCGGACCGGCGGTTGGAATGAGGGGAAAAGAATTGTTGAATCAAGTACGTGTTTGCACCGTGAATCTCGACACCGTCAAAGCCCGCTTCTATGGCTCTGCGAGTTGCTTCGCCGAAGGCATTAATGATGGAAATTATTTCTTTATCTGTCATTTCCCTCGGCACGGCCGAACCTGGACGTGCTGCGGCTATAGCGCTGGCGCTAATCGGCTGCCGCCCGCCAATTAAATCTGGCGAAGTCATTCTCCCGGCATGGAAAATTTGTAAAATCGCCTTCGAGCCTTGATCTTGAATCGTGCGCGATAGTTTTGTCAGGCCGGGAATGCAGGCGTCGCTATCCGCGCCGAGTTCGTTTATATAAGCCTTACCTTCCGGCGCAACATGGGCGCAAGCTGTAATAACTGCACCGACGCCCCCTGCTCGCTCTCGATAATAATCCAGCTCTTGCTCCGACACGGTTCCATCCTCCAGAGAGGAGGAATTGGTCATCGGCGCCATCAGCACCCGATTTCTTAGCTGTACACCCGAACGAAAAGTCAACGGTTCAAAGATCCGTTTATAGTTAGCCTTCATATTGGATTGACTCCCTTATCGTAAAATTGCTCATGTTGCGATCGCATGGCATACAGTCCTCCCGCGTTGCGGGGCGGCATCAGACGCCCGAGCGAAGTTCACACACTTCATTTGGATCGCCCTTGAAATTGCGGATCACATTAAATCTTGCACACGCCGTCTTCCCCGCAAATACCGCCTTCGGAATCGCTGTTTGACCCATTGTCAATCATCTGCAGAGGATGTTCATCTTTCCAGACTTGTTCAATTACTTCGAGGAACGCATCGCTGCCCCTTACCCCGGATACGGCATACTTATCATTGAAGATATAGAACGGCGTTCCAGTAATTCCCCTCCTGGACCCGTTTTGGCGCTCCTTCTTGACCGTATCCTTGTACCGATCACTGGACAGCATGGCAAGAACTTCACTGGTGTCAAGACCGCTCTCGCCAGCAAGATTAGCAAGTGTCGCATGATCGCCGATATCCAATGCATCGGTAAAGTACGCCTTATATACCGTAGCCATCCACTCCGCTGCTTTGCCCTGTTCCTGCGCATAAACCGCCACGCGAAGAGCATCTGTCGTATTGGACGGAATCAATTTGTAAAGATTATAGGTGAGGCCGATATTTTTGCCCATCTGGACCACCGCTTTATTTCCTTCTCTTACATAGTCGGGCGACATTCCGCCGCCATGAATCTCGGCTGTCCAGTCATAATAATTTTTGCCGGTATTGCTCGGAGCATCGGGGAATAGCTGGAACGGTCTGTAGATGACTTCTACTTGATCCCTTTGACCGAATTGTTCCAGAGCTGTATCCAAATTCGTTTTGCCGATATAGCATAACGGGCACATGACATCCGACCAAACCTCGATTTTCATGATCTCTCCGCCTCTTTTCTGCAATTTTTATATAGCTGTACATGTGAATAGTTTCAACAATATTAGACGACAACCGTTGATTAACTCACATGTATTGATTTACATTATAAAGAGTCCTGGCGATATCTCAATCGTCAAAAAAGTGACTTTTGTCATGTAATTGACGCATCGTTCAAATCTGTTCAGAATCATAAGCCGAGGGGAGGCCGCACCATGTCTAAAGTAGACAGAAGAACAATCAAGACCAGGGAAGCAATCAATCAAGCTCTGATTGAATTGATGTCCGAGAAAGACTTCGATACTATTACGATCAACGACATCTCGAATAGAGCCGATATTCACAGGGGCACCGTCTATCTTCATTATTCGGACAAATATGACCTGCTCGACAAAGCGATAAAAGATCATTTGGGCAATATGTTGAAATTTTGCATTCTATCGAAGCTTCCAGAGGAGAAATTGGATCTCGATCATTCCCTTTTGCCGATGTTTCTTTATTTTGAAGCGCATTTTTCATTTTATTTCACTGTCCTGACCAACAAAGGTACGGCTTGTTTTCAGGAGCAATTAATTCTGCTTGTCAAAAACGGAATTATCAAACGATTGAAAGTAAGCGGGAATTACGAGGAAGGCAACAAAGAGGTTGCCGTTCAATTTATGTTATCCGCATACGTTGGCGTCGTGGAATGGTGGATCAAAAACAATATGCCCCTGTCTCCGCAGACCGTTGCCGAACAGCTATGGGACATGTTAGAAAATAATTATGTGTAAAAAATCCCACCAACAGGCGGGACGGTTAATTTCTAGTCTTATACGGCCGAGAATATCCGCTGTCCTTCTCGGATGCATTGCCGGGCACCCGCCCGCCGTAACGATTCGATGTGGGCTCGCTGAGAAGCCTGTGCCGATGTATGAGAGGGCTTGAAACAAGCAAAAACAAACAACCTGGCCATTTTGGCTCTCGGTTGTTTGTTGTGTTTGTTTGTTGGGTTAGGTTTGTTGGGTTACTTGGAGACTTGCGTCGTGCCGGCGTACGAGCCGTTTACCGGTCCGATCGCTTTCTATTCGCCAGGTTGGACCTTAGTGAGGTCCAATACGGCATCGCACGTTTTTTTTCACCACGAGTGACCATCTTTTTGCGCACGATAATTCGTCCATCTGTGAAAGAAACTTCTTCACGAATTTGCTTCTGTAAATCCCACCCCGATTGGACAAGTGCTGGCGTTATATATTTCGTACATATATCGCGTTCTGAGAGGTCTTTTTTGTTCATTTTAATCCTCTAATTACCCTGCGAAATAGTTCTTTAGTCATATTCAATAACGAAACTTGAAACTCCTTTTTTTCAGCAAATATTGCCCAATAATGTTCAACATACTTCGCTTACTTAAATTCAAATATTAACGGTACATGGTCGCTATTTAACTCAGATAGTAATGCCAAAC encodes:
- a CDS encoding ABC transporter ATP-binding protein — translated: MELIRELKPLFAYMRPWKRSYAASSIAVSVSSYCENLIMALLLGKVLGAVTNGTYQEAVSDMIRYASLYVLLMLIVAIGNTVANRDAEHATRSMRLKAFAGIMTSKLSAIASNHAGDMLVRLDGDVNAASEVFKKTVQNAIALLFTLIASIVTVFSVSWLSGIILTLFGLLMLWINVKFIAPARVRYSIARAHVSKSVMGLSDLLTNAELLRFYGGKSVILDHYEHVCRELQDKKVAAVRLTALQNTLGQVQASFVVLFSIGIGFVLWKNETISIEQIPILLNMGSMLVNPLAGIGFMMANMQSSLAGGVRVLELMDLPEEDGARAGAQVAPKEHANAIACSRLAFGYKDRKVLDRVSFELPKGKMLAVVGESGSGKSTLLKLFMGLYEYEGSLALFGKEVSGTPLAELRDKTAYVPQDCPLFEGTIFDNIALGRQHASEDDVYLAASRAGVSDFAEQFQDGFRTQVGESGVKLSGGQRQKIAIARALLKEAPILLFDEITSSIDAISEQYIQETIERIKGHQTIVVVAHRLATIKEADCILVMDKGRLVEMGTHEELLSTDGYYARLKKLQELVIE
- a CDS encoding TetR/AcrR family transcriptional regulator, translating into MSKVDRRTIKTREAINQALIELMSEKDFDTITINDISNRADIHRGTVYLHYSDKYDLLDKAIKDHLGNMLKFCILSKLPEEKLDLDHSLLPMFLYFEAHFSFYFTVLTNKGTACFQEQLILLVKNGIIKRLKVSGNYEEGNKEVAVQFMLSAYVGVVEWWIKNNMPLSPQTVAEQLWDMLENNYV
- a CDS encoding NADH-dependent flavin oxidoreductase, with product MKANYKRIFEPLTFRSGVQLRNRVLMAPMTNSSSLEDGTVSEQELDYYRERAGGVGAVITACAHVAPEGKAYINELGADSDACIPGLTKLSRTIQDQGSKAILQIFHAGRMTSPDLIGGRQPISASAIAAARPGSAVPREMTDKEIISIINAFGEATRRAIEAGFDGVEIHGANTYLIQQFFSPHSNRRSDRWGGTIEKRMAFPLAVIENVKNAVAAYAKAPFVVGYRVSPEEMENPGITMEDTLRLVDVLAEQKLDYIHVSVRGFWDGSIRDKKDTQSRVLLIQERAANSVPVIGVGGLYSPQDVAKALDAGVSLLALGHVIIMEPKWVEKVLSNREADIRTTLPKSAQNKLVIPDPMWNLLLSVPGWFPVV
- a CDS encoding ABC transporter ATP-binding protein encodes the protein MNDSTSYSGSASRLMKDVLQSWKFYFTSILATIAYLLMDFYMRKMIGRVADDILDHKETFMMSFLLLLGSTFLASPFHGLATYTKGRMSEEVMLRLRLVIGKKTTKLRMPYLETHDSGTIISHLGSEMDMLNGFTYYGLSMVTTLFVQLIGVTAFMLSVDVEITIVFISLSLVVLPLSILMTKQVRAHERVYRSQLAQSQQRAKEGIHFIALIKSFRLERKVYAQYEQAVQQSTDAAIKNGRTIAYVAAAGKAIGFIPLITVIALGVWRISKGTLSQGELLSLVTIGGGFFGWLQDTPDIVAYLRKTQVACERIYGYLALPEEEDGSGSEPDRDGSCIVKLEEVHFAYPGEKEVLQGVSLEIRKGESVAIVGASGSGKSTLMKLICGFVEPSSGCVELMGHTTDAWEKEAMRRHIAFVSQKNQLFPGTLRDNLLPGQFKMEDERLADLCREAGLESLLADRGLDKHVGEAEIELSGGEKQRITILRALLKDAELILLDEPTSALDAVSEEKVQTCLQLLTEGKTSLTIAHRMATIQKADRIYVLHQGRIVQVGAHDELILEEGPYLEMLKLQSFKDRPEVMQWS
- a CDS encoding DsbA family protein, with the translated sequence MKIEVWSDVMCPLCYIGKTNLDTALEQFGQRDQVEVIYRPFQLFPDAPSNTGKNYYDWTAEIHGGGMSPDYVREGNKAVVQMGKNIGLTYNLYKLIPSNTTDALRVAVYAQEQGKAAEWMATVYKAYFTDALDIGDHATLANLAGESGLDTSEVLAMLSSDRYKDTVKKERQNGSRRGITGTPFYIFNDKYAVSGVRGSDAFLEVIEQVWKDEHPLQMIDNGSNSDSEGGICGEDGVCKI